A part of Papilio machaon chromosome 21, ilPapMach1.1, whole genome shotgun sequence genomic DNA contains:
- the LOC106711077 gene encoding oxysterol-binding protein 1 isoform X1, whose product MSDVIVPKGQPAPGDPEKKGWLFKWTNYLKGYQRRWFVLSNGLLSYYRNQAEMAHTCRGTISLLGALIHTADSCTFVISNGGTQTFHIRAHDEVERQSWVTALELAKAKAIRAQESDDDDDQMSDGQVAVGGGEGGESEDAGGIARELAARFHDLRTCSELVARHGTALQRSLVDLEVPPSDTTKQVSERATLFRISCNAMMNACSEFMSAAAASSARMSRALQHEREQKMRLQEIVEQLARQHDNLEKTVTARSTPHTGGNGSGQGNETEDEDHEFFDAVEEGVSTAMDDKTSFVIKVPVNRKNKVKSGESSDESEGETVTETQQVIFVEDKGRAENNMGGTEVSADNDTTENKQLDNKEQNIKIWPHVSEVSLSTVDGHPRRVRVPEKPNYPLSLWSIMKNCIGKDLSKIPIPVNFSEPLSMLQRLTEDYEYSSILDQAATFSDPAHQLAYVAAFTVSSFATTSNRTNKPFNPLLGETYECDRMSDLGWRCISEQVSHHPPMVAQFCEGAAGWQCWQEFTMTTKFRGKYLQVIPLGGASAMFLNSGNKYTWRKVTTTVHNIIVGKLWMDHHGDMDIVGEAGAAAGYVAHLKYHAYGYFSKDTQRKVTGVIKDPQGVPRYVLQGHWDSRVEVAPVTSASADNTVCKTGKFVLAWDRIPAPPDSEKWYNFTLLAAQLNEPEEGVAPTDSRRRPDQRLMEEGLWDDANTEKLRLEEKQRAKRRELEAAAEMAAASGAPAPEPPKPVWFTRAAVPGQPHLRHVYTQRYWDCKARADWANCPDIF is encoded by the exons atgtcggATGTTATTGTACCGAAAGGTCAACCAGCTCCTGGAGATCCCGAAAAAAAGGGCTGGCTGTTTAAATGGACTAATTACCTTAAGGGATATCAACGAAGATGGTTCGTGTTGTCAAATGGACTATTATCGTACTACag AAATCAAGCAGAAATGGCTCATACATGCCGTGGTACAATATCACTTCTCGGTGCTTTGATCCACACAGCTGATTCGTGTACATTTGTAATCAGTAATGGTGGCACACAGACATTCCATATTCGGGCCCATGATGAAGTGGAGAGGCAGAGCTGGGTCACCGCTCTGGAGCTGGCCAAGGCAAAAGCTAT ccgAGCACAAGAatcagatgatgatgatgatcaaaTGTCAGATGGGCAAGTAGCAGTTGGTGGTGGGGAAGGAGGTGAATCTGAGGATGCTGGTGGCATAGCTAGAGAACTGGCTGCCCGTTTCCATGATCTGAGAACATGTTCTGAACTCGTAGCGAGGCATGGCACAGCCCTACAAAGGTCCTTAGTCGATTTGGAAGTTCCGCCCTCTGACACAACTAAGCAAGTCTCAGAGAGAGCAACATTATTTAGAATATCTTGCAATGCTATGATGAAT GCATGTTCCGAGTTTATGAGTGCAGCGGCCGCGTCGAGCGCGCGAATGAGTCGCGCACTGCAACACGAAAGAGAACAGAAGATGCGACTGCAAGAGATTGTAGAACAATTGGCGAGGCAGCATGACAACCTCGAGAAGACTGTCACAGCAAGGAGCACTCCTCACACAG GTGGCAACGGTTCAGGACAGGGTAACGAAACTGAGGATGAGGATCATGAATTCTTTGATGCAGTGGAAGAGGGGGTCAGCACTGCTATGGACGATAAGACATCGTTTGTAATAAAAGTGCCT gtaaatagaaaaaataaagttaaaagcgGTGAGAGTTCTGACGAATCTGAAGGTGAAACTGTGACTGAAACGCAACAG GTAATATTTGTAGAAGACAAAGGTCGTGCAGAGAACAATATGGGTGGAACAGAAGTGAGTGCTGATAATGACACAACGGAAAATAAACAACTGGAcaacaaagaacagaatatCAAAATATGG CCGCACGTATCAGAAGTATCATTGAGTACAGTGGACGGTCACCCGCGACGTGTGCGAGTTCCAGAAAAACCCAATTACCCTTTAAGTTTATGGTCTATCATGAAGAATTGTATAG GTAAGGACCTATCAAAGATCCCAATCCCTGTGAACTTCAGTGAGCCGCTGTCGATGCTGCAGCGGCTGACGGAGGACTACGAGTACTCCAGCATCCTCGACCAGGCTGCCACATTCTCAGACCCGGCACACCAGCTCGCTTATGTTGCTGCATTCACTGTCTCATCTTTTGCTACTACATCTAACAG GACAAACAAACCGTTCAATCCTCTATTGGGTGAGACTTACGAGTGTGATCGTATGTCTGATCTGGGCTGGAGATGTATCTCTGAACAA GTGTCACACCACCCTCCGATGGTGGCGCAGTTCTGTGAGGGTGCTGCTGGGTGGCAATGCTGGCAGGAGTTCACCATGACCACAAAGTTCCGCGGCAAGTACCTGCAGGTCATACCACTCGGCGGTGCCTCCGCCATGTTCCTCAACTCCGGCAACAAGTACACGTGGAGAAAG GTAACGACGACAGTGCACAATATAATAGTGGGGAAGCTGTGGATGGACCACCATGGAGATATGGATATAGTTGGAGAAGCGGGCGCAGCTGCTGGATACGTGGCACATCTCAAATATCACGCCTATGGATACTTCAGCAAAGACACTCAGCGCAAAGTCACTGGTGTTATCAAGGATCCGCAAGGAGTG CCGCGCTACGTACTGCAGGGTCACTGGGACAGTCGTGTGGAAGTAGCACCAGTCACCAGCGCCTCAGCTGACAACACCGTCTGCAAGACTGGCAAGTTTGTACTCGCCTGGGACCGTATCCCTGCACCACCTGACTCTGAAAA ATGGTACAACTTCACGCTGTTAGCGGCACAGTTAAATGAGCCAGAGGAGGGCGTAGCGCCGACAGACTCACGCCGGAGACCTGACCAGCGTCTCATGGAGGAGGGTCTTTGGGATGACGCCAACACGGAGAAGCTCCGCCTTGAAGAGAAGCAGCGCGCCAAGAGACGGGAACTCGAGGCCGCTGCAGAG aTGGCGGCGGCGAGCGGAGCGCCCGCGCCGGAGCCCCCAAAGCCGGTGTGGTTCACCCGAGCTGCGGTACCTGGACAACCACATCTGCGCCATGTTTACACTCAACGCTACTGGGATTGCAAAGCGCGCGCAGATTGGGCAAATTGCCCAGATATATTCTAG
- the LOC106711077 gene encoding oxysterol-binding protein 1 isoform X2, which yields MSDVIVPKGQPAPGDPEKKGWLFKWTNYLKGYQRRWFVLSNGLLSYYRNQAEMAHTCRGTISLLGALIHTADSCTFVISNGGTQTFHIRAHDEVERQSWVTALELAKAKAIRAQESDDDDDQMSDGQVAVGGGEGGESEDAGGIARELAARFHDLRTCSELVARHGTALQRSLVDLEVPPSDTTKQVSERATLFRISCNAMMNACSEFMSAAAASSARMSRALQHEREQKMRLQEIVEQLARQHDNLEKTVTARSTPHTGGNGSGQGNETEDEDHEFFDAVEEGVSTAMDDKTSFVIKVPVIFVEDKGRAENNMGGTEVSADNDTTENKQLDNKEQNIKIWPHVSEVSLSTVDGHPRRVRVPEKPNYPLSLWSIMKNCIGKDLSKIPIPVNFSEPLSMLQRLTEDYEYSSILDQAATFSDPAHQLAYVAAFTVSSFATTSNRTNKPFNPLLGETYECDRMSDLGWRCISEQVSHHPPMVAQFCEGAAGWQCWQEFTMTTKFRGKYLQVIPLGGASAMFLNSGNKYTWRKVTTTVHNIIVGKLWMDHHGDMDIVGEAGAAAGYVAHLKYHAYGYFSKDTQRKVTGVIKDPQGVPRYVLQGHWDSRVEVAPVTSASADNTVCKTGKFVLAWDRIPAPPDSEKWYNFTLLAAQLNEPEEGVAPTDSRRRPDQRLMEEGLWDDANTEKLRLEEKQRAKRRELEAAAEMAAASGAPAPEPPKPVWFTRAAVPGQPHLRHVYTQRYWDCKARADWANCPDIF from the exons atgtcggATGTTATTGTACCGAAAGGTCAACCAGCTCCTGGAGATCCCGAAAAAAAGGGCTGGCTGTTTAAATGGACTAATTACCTTAAGGGATATCAACGAAGATGGTTCGTGTTGTCAAATGGACTATTATCGTACTACag AAATCAAGCAGAAATGGCTCATACATGCCGTGGTACAATATCACTTCTCGGTGCTTTGATCCACACAGCTGATTCGTGTACATTTGTAATCAGTAATGGTGGCACACAGACATTCCATATTCGGGCCCATGATGAAGTGGAGAGGCAGAGCTGGGTCACCGCTCTGGAGCTGGCCAAGGCAAAAGCTAT ccgAGCACAAGAatcagatgatgatgatgatcaaaTGTCAGATGGGCAAGTAGCAGTTGGTGGTGGGGAAGGAGGTGAATCTGAGGATGCTGGTGGCATAGCTAGAGAACTGGCTGCCCGTTTCCATGATCTGAGAACATGTTCTGAACTCGTAGCGAGGCATGGCACAGCCCTACAAAGGTCCTTAGTCGATTTGGAAGTTCCGCCCTCTGACACAACTAAGCAAGTCTCAGAGAGAGCAACATTATTTAGAATATCTTGCAATGCTATGATGAAT GCATGTTCCGAGTTTATGAGTGCAGCGGCCGCGTCGAGCGCGCGAATGAGTCGCGCACTGCAACACGAAAGAGAACAGAAGATGCGACTGCAAGAGATTGTAGAACAATTGGCGAGGCAGCATGACAACCTCGAGAAGACTGTCACAGCAAGGAGCACTCCTCACACAG GTGGCAACGGTTCAGGACAGGGTAACGAAACTGAGGATGAGGATCATGAATTCTTTGATGCAGTGGAAGAGGGGGTCAGCACTGCTATGGACGATAAGACATCGTTTGTAATAAAAGTGCCT GTAATATTTGTAGAAGACAAAGGTCGTGCAGAGAACAATATGGGTGGAACAGAAGTGAGTGCTGATAATGACACAACGGAAAATAAACAACTGGAcaacaaagaacagaatatCAAAATATGG CCGCACGTATCAGAAGTATCATTGAGTACAGTGGACGGTCACCCGCGACGTGTGCGAGTTCCAGAAAAACCCAATTACCCTTTAAGTTTATGGTCTATCATGAAGAATTGTATAG GTAAGGACCTATCAAAGATCCCAATCCCTGTGAACTTCAGTGAGCCGCTGTCGATGCTGCAGCGGCTGACGGAGGACTACGAGTACTCCAGCATCCTCGACCAGGCTGCCACATTCTCAGACCCGGCACACCAGCTCGCTTATGTTGCTGCATTCACTGTCTCATCTTTTGCTACTACATCTAACAG GACAAACAAACCGTTCAATCCTCTATTGGGTGAGACTTACGAGTGTGATCGTATGTCTGATCTGGGCTGGAGATGTATCTCTGAACAA GTGTCACACCACCCTCCGATGGTGGCGCAGTTCTGTGAGGGTGCTGCTGGGTGGCAATGCTGGCAGGAGTTCACCATGACCACAAAGTTCCGCGGCAAGTACCTGCAGGTCATACCACTCGGCGGTGCCTCCGCCATGTTCCTCAACTCCGGCAACAAGTACACGTGGAGAAAG GTAACGACGACAGTGCACAATATAATAGTGGGGAAGCTGTGGATGGACCACCATGGAGATATGGATATAGTTGGAGAAGCGGGCGCAGCTGCTGGATACGTGGCACATCTCAAATATCACGCCTATGGATACTTCAGCAAAGACACTCAGCGCAAAGTCACTGGTGTTATCAAGGATCCGCAAGGAGTG CCGCGCTACGTACTGCAGGGTCACTGGGACAGTCGTGTGGAAGTAGCACCAGTCACCAGCGCCTCAGCTGACAACACCGTCTGCAAGACTGGCAAGTTTGTACTCGCCTGGGACCGTATCCCTGCACCACCTGACTCTGAAAA ATGGTACAACTTCACGCTGTTAGCGGCACAGTTAAATGAGCCAGAGGAGGGCGTAGCGCCGACAGACTCACGCCGGAGACCTGACCAGCGTCTCATGGAGGAGGGTCTTTGGGATGACGCCAACACGGAGAAGCTCCGCCTTGAAGAGAAGCAGCGCGCCAAGAGACGGGAACTCGAGGCCGCTGCAGAG aTGGCGGCGGCGAGCGGAGCGCCCGCGCCGGAGCCCCCAAAGCCGGTGTGGTTCACCCGAGCTGCGGTACCTGGACAACCACATCTGCGCCATGTTTACACTCAACGCTACTGGGATTGCAAAGCGCGCGCAGATTGGGCAAATTGCCCAGATATATTCTAG
- the LOC106711679 gene encoding uncharacterized protein LOC106711679, with amino-acid sequence MKVSVAAQVLSAQTSAMLKYTSLYSTTVNGENVSKTMKTTGEAVEFMDKLFDSVNGSKRSTTKGKLRGPVKPNSEHFCFWHEAIETLKNLRFIDSASKKALMNKKEYYIRVPSLDGWVTTLESFVRIAKLLFSKYGLKYFYPRFINQDTLEIFIGRIRAINYRNVNPDSCTFINSFKSLLISNVMGPHSIYSNCEEDDSETIVDFFNLLKEDIGTDDKENLPVNFNCMPGLISLPSDQQEQENNTFCATSAINERVRVHSSAYIAGYLCRRISKKFNCKECQKTYIGNKNENINTWIAHREYKKVKNSNLAYPSKRFLIVYRDVSNLIHNNSNNYAHTKSIGKCIKHDILKKSNFYWLGCKVHKT; translated from the exons atgaaagtcAGTGTAGCCGCTCAAGTTCTCAGCGCACAAACCAGTGCCATGCTGAAATACACCTCATTATACA GTACAACTGTGAATGGTGAAAATGTTAGTAAAACCATGAAGACAACAGGTGAAGCTGTGGAATTTATGGACAAATTATTTGACAGCGTAAATGGCTCAAAGCGCAGCACAACAAAAGGGAAACTAAGAGGGCCAGTCAAACCAAATTCcgaacatttttgtttttggcaTGAAGCTATAGagacattaaaaaatcttagatTTATAGACTCTGCCAGTAAAAAAGCACTAATgaacaaaaaagaatattatataaGGGTTCCCTCTCTTGATGGGTGGGTCACAACACTGGAAAGTTTTGTAAGGATAGCCAAATTGCTGTTTTCAAAatatggtttaaaatatttttatcctcGCTTTATAAACCAGGACACGTTAGAAATTTTTATTGGCAGAATAAGGGctataaattatagaaatgtAAATCCTGACTCATGTACAttcataaattcatttaaatctcTATTGATTTCCAATGTGATGGGTCCTCATAGCATATACTCCAACTGTGAAGAAGATGACAGTGAAACtatagtagatttttttaatttattaaaagaagatATCGGTACTGATGACAAAGAAAATCTGccagtaaattttaattgtatgccTGGTCTGATTTCCTTGCCATCAGATCAACAAGAGCAggaaaataacacattttgtGCAACAAGCGCCATTAATGAAAGAGTGCGTGTTCATTCCTCAGCTTACATAGCTGGATATCTGTGCAGaagaatttcaaaaaaatttaattgtaaggaatgtcaaaaaacatacataggaaataaaaatgaaaatattaacacatgGATTGCACATAGGGAGtataaaaaggttaaaaacAGCAATTTGGCGTACCCCTCAAAGCGTTTTCTTATAGTATACAGAGATGTATCTAATTTGATacataataattcaaataattatgcGCATACCAAAAGCATCGGGAAATGCATTAAACacgatattttaaagaaatccaATTTTTACTGGCTGGGTTGCAAAGTGCATAAAACATGA
- the LOC106711111 gene encoding apoptosis-inducing factor 3: MFVFRRRFNLNKVANYFLQEHSNNNKIMGTSSSRSFSPKCGTSKNENENRGTISRTESTNHYVESVVCKENDLKENEMKVFDIGEEGKVLLVKQKGEFSAVGTKCTHYGAPLVTGALGDGRVRCPWHGACFNLKTGDIEDFPGFDSLPCYQVTVTEKGEVKVRAKISDLKTNKRSKDMGSRAPCDDTSVVIIGGGPSGATCAETLRGEGFKGRITIVAKENYLPYDRIKISKITTPTDIEKLQVRNQEYYTDANIDILKGVEATKLEPQAKVVHLSNGKKLPYSTVYIATGCKPRVPDVPGIDLKNIFTVRNYEDSVNILKALGSDKDKNVVVLGLSFIGLEAAASCTQAAKSMTVVGKDTEPLGLIFGPEIGKSLRKLFEEKNVQFHFETTITKCNGENGMITSVELANGATLPADLLILGVGSTFYTDFLKDSGIALRPNGAVIVSDKLETNIKNVYAGGDIAYAPVFAHNNEQMAIGHIGLSQYHGKVAGLNILKKETQLKTVPYFWTMLFGKSIRYAGCGKPFSTQIEGDIDALKFVIFFFDKSDKVIAVASCMRDPVVSQFAELVYQGKSLYKKDLKDDPFAWTKSC, translated from the exons atgtttgtattccGCCGCCGCTTTAACTTGAATAAGGTCGcgaattattttcttcaag agcattctaataacaacaaaattatgGGAACTtcatcatcaagatccttttcGCCTAAATGTGGAAcaagtaaaaatgaaaatgaaaatc gTGGGACAATATCACGAACTGAATCAACAAACCATTATGTGGAATCTGTAGTTTGCAAAGAAAATGATCTCAAGGAAAATGAGATGAAAGTATTTGATATAGGAGAGGAGGGCAAAGTTTTGCTGGTTAAACAGAAAGGAGAATTCAGTGCAGTGGGCACTAAGTGTACACATTATGGAGCTCCACTTGTGACTGGAGCCCTAGGAGATGGTAGGGTGAGGTGTCCCTGGCACGGGGCATGCTTTAATTTGAAAACTGGTGATATAGAAGACTTCCCCGGTTTTGATTCTTTACCATGCTACCAAGTTACTGTGACAGAAAAAGGAGAAGTTAAA GTGCGCGCTAAAATATCTGATTTAAAAACCAACAAGAGATCAAAAGATATGGGATCAAGAGCGCCATGCGACGACACTTCGGTAGTGATCATCGGCGGAGGTCCGTCTGGCGCCACTTGCGCTGAAACTCTACGTGGCGAGGGCTTCAAGGGACGCATCACTATTGTCGCTAAAGAGAACTACCTTCCTTACGACAGAATCAAAATATCCAAAATAACAACTCCCACAGATATAGAGAAACTACAAGTCAGGAATCAAGAATATTATACGGACGCAAATATAGATATCCTTAAAGGCGTCGAAGCGACGAAACTCGAACCGCAAGCGAAAGTAGTTCATCTGAGCAACGGCAAAAAATTACCTTACAGTACAGTTTATATTGCAACTGGGTGCAAACCACGCGTTCCCGATGTCCCAGGCatagatttgaaaaatatattcacagTTAGAAATTACGAGGATTCAGTAAATATCCTCAAAGCTCTAGGTTCAGATAAAGACAAGAACGTGGTCGTTCTCGGCCTGAGTTTTATCGGGTTGGAGGCAGCGGCGTCTTGCACACAAGCTGCTAAGTCTATGACGGTCGTCGGCAAGGACACTGAACCCCTCGGATTAATATTCGGACCGGAAATCGGCAAGAGTCTAAGAAAACTATTCGAAGAGAAGAATGTTCAATTTCATTTCGAAACAACGATAACTAAATGTAACGGCGAAAATGGTATGATAACGTCCGTTGAACTGGCAAATGGTGCCACACTACCCGCAGACCTGTTGATTTTGGGTGTGGGAAGCACATTCTATACAGACTTCCTCAAAGATAGTGGTATCGCATTGCGGCCGAATGGTGCGGTTATTGTATCAGATAAATTGGAGACTAATATCAAAAACGTTTACGCTGGCGGCGATATAGCTTACGCACCCGTGTTCGCTCATAACAATGAACAAATGGCCATTGGACATATAGGTCTTTCCCAGTATCACGGCAAAGTTGCCGGTCTTAACATCTTGAAGAAGGAAACTCAACTCAAAACTGTGCCATATTTCTGGACCATGCTCTTTGGGAAGTCTATACGGTATGCTGGGTGCGGTAAACCATTTAGCACACAAATAGAGGGAGATATTGAtgctttaaaatttgttatatttttctttgataaGTCGGATAAAGTAATCGCCGTGGCGTCTTGCATGCGAGATCCTGTAGTCTCTCAATTCGCAGAACTTGTATATCAAGGTAAATCTTTATACAAGAAGGATCTAAAGGATGATCCTTTTGCATGGACGAAGAGTTGTTAA